One stretch of Comamonas testosteroni DNA includes these proteins:
- a CDS encoding cytochrome b has protein sequence MNVRNSEYRFSPLVIGLHWLTVLLIIAVYASMELRGLAPKGALRDAMKSLHYLLGLSVLVIVVIRIGVRIQAGVKPAIQPPMPRWQATLADVMHYALYSFMLAMPLLGWLTLSAAGKPIVLFGLPIPSLIGTDVALSRQLKDVHEALATLGYVLIGLHAMAALLHHYVMRDNTLVRMLPGRRP, from the coding sequence ATGAATGTCAGGAATTCCGAATACCGTTTCAGTCCTTTGGTCATAGGACTGCATTGGCTGACTGTGCTTCTCATCATCGCGGTCTATGCGAGCATGGAGCTGCGCGGACTGGCACCCAAGGGCGCCTTGAGAGACGCCATGAAGTCCTTGCACTACCTGCTGGGCCTCAGCGTTCTGGTGATCGTCGTGATCCGTATCGGGGTGCGCATCCAGGCGGGCGTGAAGCCCGCGATCCAACCACCCATGCCACGCTGGCAGGCCACGCTCGCCGATGTCATGCACTATGCGCTCTACAGCTTCATGCTCGCCATGCCGCTGCTCGGATGGCTCACCTTGAGTGCGGCGGGCAAGCCGATTGTTCTGTTTGGCTTGCCCATTCCCTCTCTGATCGGCACCGACGTTGCTTTGTCGCGCCAACTCAAGGATGTCCATGAGGCGCTGGCGACATTGGGCTATGTCTTGATCGGATTGCATGCGATGGCGGCGCTGTTGCACCACTACGTCATGCGTGACAACACACTGGTTCGCATGCTTCCCGGTCGACGCCCCTGA
- a CDS encoding VIT1/CCC1 transporter family protein: MTKFHHRAHPESHRTEHIGWLRAAVLGANDGIISTASLVAGVAAAHASHASIMTTAIAGLVAGAMSMAAGEFVSVYSQADTEKADLARERDELKNSPEAEHRELTAIYVRRGLDHRLADQVATQLMAHDALGAHARDELGISETLSARPLQAAMASAGSFAVGAAMPLAVVLLAPEQSLLYWIVATAIVFLALLGAAAAAVGGTPLFKSALRVAFWGTFAMAVTAGVGAMFGTAV; this comes from the coding sequence ATGACCAAATTTCACCACCGCGCCCACCCTGAAAGTCACCGCACTGAACATATCGGATGGCTGCGCGCCGCTGTTCTGGGTGCCAATGACGGCATCATTTCCACGGCCAGCCTGGTTGCAGGCGTGGCTGCTGCCCATGCAAGCCATGCCAGCATCATGACCACGGCCATCGCGGGGTTGGTAGCCGGTGCCATGTCCATGGCTGCAGGCGAGTTCGTGTCGGTCTATTCACAAGCTGATACGGAGAAGGCGGATCTGGCGCGGGAACGTGATGAACTGAAGAACAGTCCGGAAGCCGAACATCGCGAACTCACGGCCATCTATGTTCGGCGCGGCCTGGATCATCGACTCGCGGATCAGGTCGCCACGCAATTGATGGCGCATGATGCGTTGGGCGCGCACGCGCGCGATGAATTGGGCATTTCTGAAACCTTGAGCGCTCGCCCGCTGCAAGCCGCTATGGCGTCCGCTGGAAGCTTCGCCGTGGGTGCGGCCATGCCGCTGGCCGTGGTTCTGTTGGCGCCGGAACAGAGCCTGCTCTATTGGATCGTCGCGACGGCGATTGTCTTCCTGGCCCTGCTCGGCGCTGCGGCTGCTGCCGTGGGTGGTACGCCGCTCTTCAAAAGTGCGCTGCGCGTCGCGTTCTGGGGCACATTTGCCATGGCGGTGACAGCGGGCGTGGGAGCCATGTTCGGCACTGCGGTGTAG
- a CDS encoding response regulator transcription factor yields the protein MRVLIVEDSQTLAEALSQSLQSEGYACDTAADGVSALKFLASYRYDAIILDLMLPRLDGFGVLRALSREAHAAPVLVLSARELLDDRVRALDAGADDYLTKPFELAELLARLRALVRRPPQRDVPVLRHGDLEVDPRSRTARFKGIDLGLTPKEYGLLDLLLRRRGATLSRPQIFEHLYDSRSDASDKVVEVIVSTLRTKLAQCGLDELIVTRRGFGYILP from the coding sequence ATGCGCGTATTGATCGTGGAAGACTCGCAAACGCTGGCCGAAGCCCTGAGCCAGAGCCTTCAGTCGGAAGGCTATGCCTGCGATACAGCAGCCGATGGCGTGTCCGCGCTGAAGTTTCTTGCCAGCTACCGGTACGACGCCATTATTCTGGACTTGATGCTGCCCCGGCTGGACGGCTTTGGCGTGTTGCGCGCATTGAGCCGGGAGGCCCATGCCGCACCGGTGTTGGTGCTCTCCGCGCGCGAGTTGCTCGACGACCGGGTGCGGGCCTTGGATGCGGGTGCCGATGACTACCTGACAAAACCCTTCGAGCTGGCCGAACTGCTGGCTCGCCTGCGGGCGCTGGTGCGGCGTCCGCCGCAACGGGACGTTCCAGTTCTGCGCCACGGCGATCTGGAAGTCGATCCGCGCTCGCGCACCGCGAGGTTCAAGGGCATTGATCTTGGGCTCACGCCGAAGGAATATGGACTACTCGACTTGCTGCTGCGTCGGCGCGGCGCCACGCTGTCGCGCCCGCAGATTTTTGAACATTTGTACGACAGCCGCAGCGATGCATCGGACAAGGTGGTGGAGGTGATTGTCAGCACCTTGCGAACCAAGCTCGCCCAGTGCGGCCTGGATGAACTGATCGTGACACGACGTGGCTTCGGCTACATACTGCCCTGA
- a CDS encoding sensor histidine kinase, with amino-acid sequence MQRRLAASLVICIGGTFAILFPVLDHWIDHEIYRRMDTTLMQRSAAVGRVLQELDARKLESLMPEYEPGGHTEFFTIFDPQTHRALLRSPSSAGAELALGPVEQGTPRYYDVILPDGHAGRALATRVPVRGEESRLLVVATERRDWDQTERRIHFTLLGGIALATLLATGLALLMVRRIVVMLERVGVQLADLRSDRPIARIGADFPRELRPFAEAFNQGLHHLYAAIARERRFSRDVAHELRTPLAEIRISAESALIDADPTRIQRALNATIQASSRMQRSVDTLLLLARLESGQHTLALDPLDLTALLQELLAGFNVQQMAPKSPIRVTLPESAWVQSDQGVIERIVSNLLRNAIEYAPEGDDIQCRLERAASGWMLTIVNTAPNLQASDLDQFGLRFWRKDSEGGTAHHAGLGLALALALAHAIDLPLAFSLDNGRLSARLGPWPPLL; translated from the coding sequence TTGCAGCGGCGGCTGGCTGCCAGCCTCGTGATCTGCATTGGAGGAACCTTCGCGATCCTGTTTCCCGTCCTCGACCACTGGATCGACCACGAAATCTACCGACGGATGGATACCACCCTGATGCAACGATCAGCGGCGGTGGGGCGCGTGCTGCAGGAGTTGGATGCGAGAAAGCTCGAAAGCCTCATGCCGGAATACGAGCCTGGCGGGCATACCGAGTTCTTCACGATCTTCGATCCGCAGACCCACCGGGCCTTGCTGCGTTCGCCCAGCAGTGCTGGGGCCGAGCTGGCGCTTGGACCGGTGGAGCAAGGCACCCCACGCTACTACGACGTGATACTCCCGGACGGCCACGCGGGCCGCGCGCTGGCGACGCGCGTGCCGGTAAGAGGTGAGGAATCTCGATTGCTGGTTGTGGCAACAGAACGTCGGGATTGGGATCAAACCGAGCGGCGCATCCACTTCACGCTCCTGGGCGGTATCGCACTGGCGACGCTCCTGGCCACAGGCCTGGCGCTGCTCATGGTTCGGCGCATCGTGGTCATGCTGGAGCGCGTCGGCGTGCAACTGGCCGACCTGCGTTCGGATCGGCCGATTGCGCGGATCGGAGCGGACTTTCCACGCGAACTGCGGCCGTTTGCCGAAGCCTTCAATCAGGGCTTGCATCACCTGTATGCGGCCATTGCCCGCGAGCGCCGCTTCTCCCGCGACGTGGCCCACGAGTTGCGCACGCCCTTGGCAGAAATCCGCATCAGCGCAGAAAGCGCTTTGATCGATGCCGACCCGACCCGAATCCAGCGCGCCCTGAATGCAACGATCCAGGCCAGTTCACGCATGCAGCGCAGTGTGGACACTCTGCTGTTGTTGGCGCGGCTTGAATCCGGCCAACACACACTTGCGCTTGATCCTCTGGATCTAACAGCTTTGCTGCAAGAGTTGCTGGCGGGATTCAACGTCCAGCAAATGGCACCCAAGTCACCTATCCGTGTGACTTTGCCTGAATCGGCATGGGTGCAAAGCGATCAGGGCGTGATCGAACGCATCGTCTCCAACCTCTTGCGCAATGCCATTGAATACGCGCCCGAAGGCGACGACATTCAATGTAGGCTGGAGCGCGCGGCTTCCGGCTGGATGTTGACCATCGTCAACACAGCTCCCAATTTGCAGGCATCCGATCTGGATCAATTCGGACTTCGCTTCTGGCGCAAGGATTCCGAAGGTGGCACGGCGCACCACGCCGGGCTGGGACTTGCACTGGCTCTGGCGCTCGCGCATGCCATAGACCTGCCGCTGGCGTTCTCACTGGACAACGGTCGGCTGTCCGCACGGCTTGGCCCTTGGCCACCGCTGCTCTGA